In Litorimonas taeanensis, one DNA window encodes the following:
- a CDS encoding NAD(P)H-dependent flavin oxidoreductase, with protein MSLPPILSRLELPVVAAPMFIVSGPDLVIAQCKAGIVGSFPALNARPPELLEKWIVRIKLELEQYQAENPDKKVAPFAVNQICHGSNNRLEQDMEICVKHEVPIIITSLQASKMVYDATHSYGGIILHDVINIRHAKKALSMGADGLIAVCAGAGGHAGRLSPFALIPEIRQFHDGPLLLSGSISTGGSIAAAQAMGADLAYMGTRFIASEEANAEQGYKDEIINSSGEDIVYSSLFTGVHGNYLRGSIEKAGLDPDNLADASKAAMNFGSGGNTDAKAWKDIWGAGQGVGSVTSAPSVSEIVDELKEEYVEAKSRIVV; from the coding sequence ATGTCACTACCCCCAATTTTAAGCCGGCTGGAATTACCTGTCGTGGCTGCCCCTATGTTTATCGTTAGTGGTCCTGACCTTGTTATTGCACAGTGCAAGGCAGGTATTGTGGGGTCGTTTCCTGCGCTAAATGCACGGCCGCCTGAGCTTTTGGAAAAATGGATTGTAAGAATCAAGTTAGAGCTTGAACAATATCAAGCAGAGAACCCGGATAAAAAGGTCGCGCCTTTTGCCGTCAACCAAATTTGCCATGGGTCAAATAATCGCCTTGAGCAAGACATGGAAATCTGCGTTAAGCACGAGGTTCCCATTATCATTACATCTCTTCAAGCCTCAAAGATGGTTTACGATGCCACCCATAGCTATGGCGGAATAATCCTTCATGACGTTATTAATATCCGTCACGCCAAAAAAGCACTTTCTATGGGCGCTGATGGTTTAATCGCAGTTTGTGCAGGGGCAGGTGGTCATGCTGGTCGATTGTCACCATTCGCTTTGATACCAGAAATTCGTCAATTCCATGATGGCCCGCTCCTTTTGTCAGGCTCGATTTCCACGGGTGGGTCGATTGCTGCGGCTCAAGCTATGGGGGCTGATCTCGCCTATATGGGAACGCGTTTTATAGCTTCTGAAGAGGCGAATGCAGAGCAGGGTTACAAAGATGAGATTATCAACTCGTCGGGTGAGGACATTGTTTACTCATCCTTGTTTACGGGTGTTCACGGAAATTATTTGCGGGGTTCAATTGAGAAAGCAGGGCTAGATCCAGACAATCTTGCTGACGCTTCTAAGGCCGCTATGAATTTTGGGTCAGGCGGAAATACGGACGCCAAGGCTTGGAAAGATATATGGGGCGCTGGACAAGGCGTCGGAAGCGTAACTTCAGCACCATCAGTTTCCGAAATCGTTGATGAATTAAAAGAAGAATATGTAGAAGCAAAATCTCGTATTGTTGTTTAA
- a CDS encoding OmpA family protein: MGKWLLGIICLAIVALVYALIVGPKYSGIMGSDIERALSANGYENVSVEMHGHVATLKGEVASMDDMRGAVETAQTAECSNCEAKSPWHKVLSDLTVKKVVTPVQTPYTFDIIKDEDGSITLNGFVENTEERDALLMKARSTFSGTINDNKIKLANGAPDANWLNVIQSGMDELNLLEKGRFQMEDTGFLINGEASSVDVRNRINEMSAKVSAPYSGAANIQVENLAADAIGDVTSKTICQSLFDDLKSGREINFESARAEIKGNSSFDLLGELASAANQCESFRIKIEGHTDSLGDDDFNQDLSERRANTVLAFLSAQGVARDRMSAVGYGETLPIADNSTAEGRVQNRRTAFTLTQVQ; the protein is encoded by the coding sequence ATGGGTAAATGGTTACTCGGAATTATTTGTTTAGCGATTGTGGCGTTAGTCTACGCACTTATTGTTGGGCCAAAGTATTCTGGAATAATGGGTTCAGATATTGAACGTGCGCTTAGTGCTAATGGATATGAAAATGTCTCTGTTGAGATGCACGGACATGTTGCAACGCTTAAGGGTGAAGTCGCCAGCATGGATGATATGCGCGGCGCCGTTGAGACAGCTCAAACAGCCGAATGTTCTAATTGCGAGGCTAAGTCACCTTGGCACAAAGTTTTAAGCGATTTGACAGTAAAGAAAGTCGTTACTCCGGTTCAGACTCCTTATACGTTCGACATTATCAAAGATGAAGACGGTTCTATCACGTTAAATGGTTTCGTCGAAAATACAGAAGAGCGTGACGCTCTGCTTATGAAGGCGCGCTCAACATTTTCTGGTACGATCAATGACAATAAAATCAAACTTGCGAATGGCGCGCCTGATGCGAATTGGTTGAATGTTATTCAGTCTGGCATGGATGAATTAAACTTGTTGGAAAAGGGTCGTTTTCAAATGGAAGACACTGGCTTTTTGATTAATGGTGAAGCGTCATCTGTTGATGTACGTAACCGTATTAATGAAATGTCAGCTAAAGTTTCTGCGCCATATTCAGGTGCTGCGAACATCCAAGTTGAGAACCTTGCAGCCGATGCGATCGGTGATGTTACATCAAAAACGATTTGTCAGTCGCTGTTTGACGATCTTAAGTCAGGACGCGAGATTAACTTTGAATCTGCTCGTGCGGAAATTAAAGGGAACTCTAGTTTTGATCTTTTGGGTGAGCTTGCTTCGGCGGCAAACCAATGCGAAAGTTTTCGTATAAAAATTGAAGGCCATACGGATAGTTTAGGTGATGATGATTTCAATCAGGATCTATCAGAACGCCGCGCGAACACTGTTCTGGCTTTTCTTTCCGCTCAGGGTGTTGCCCGTGACCGGATGAGTGCTGTTGGATATGGGGAGACGCTTCCTATTGCAGACAATTCTACGGCCGAAGGGCGCGTTCAAAATCGTAGAACCGCCTTTACATTAACACAAGTTCAATAG
- a CDS encoding DUF2853 family protein, protein MNLSYIICYLILPLLVAGLLGLFLGWLLFRGKKQDGDLSIEGEGALKAEADQLRAENQSLRGRIATSETDVSDLKSKLALAGAAAAAGGAVAASASNDDESYALEWRNRYLAARVKYLEGRLGDSAEPKKKAPAKKAPAKKKPALKATAKPKVLYTDGPTEGTPDDLKVIKGIGPKFEKDLNSKGIYYYRQIAAWKAADVKMVEGVIDSIPGRIKRDEWVKQAKGFATKGVAPKAKRKPGPKPGTKRGALTATGAPRKKPGPKPSSAKPKMSAAEAAFEKYYTNVKKYDPKAKRKSVENIVKYCGIALKSRDSSLVACSDEAELKRVADGFVTKKLGKTTGQMELVKDVCQEMKSDRFKSRVTFYYLAAKKARKMSIFA, encoded by the coding sequence ATGAATCTATCATATATTATTTGCTACCTAATATTACCTTTGCTCGTAGCGGGGTTATTAGGTTTGTTCTTGGGCTGGCTTCTTTTCAGAGGAAAGAAGCAAGATGGTGATCTTTCTATTGAAGGTGAAGGCGCATTGAAGGCAGAAGCCGACCAGCTACGTGCAGAGAATCAAAGCCTTCGCGGTCGTATTGCAACAAGCGAAACAGATGTAAGCGATCTGAAAAGTAAGCTTGCATTAGCGGGCGCTGCTGCGGCAGCTGGCGGCGCTGTTGCTGCAAGTGCAAGCAATGATGATGAATCATATGCGCTTGAGTGGCGTAATCGTTACTTAGCAGCCCGTGTAAAGTATCTAGAGGGCCGTCTTGGTGATTCAGCTGAGCCAAAGAAAAAGGCGCCGGCTAAAAAAGCTCCTGCTAAAAAGAAACCTGCCCTTAAGGCGACGGCTAAACCAAAGGTTCTTTATACAGATGGTCCAACTGAGGGTACGCCTGATGACTTGAAAGTTATCAAGGGTATTGGCCCAAAATTTGAAAAAGACCTAAACAGTAAGGGCATCTATTATTATCGTCAGATCGCCGCTTGGAAAGCTGCTGATGTGAAAATGGTGGAAGGTGTAATTGATTCTATTCCGGGTCGTATCAAACGGGATGAGTGGGTTAAGCAAGCCAAAGGTTTTGCCACGAAAGGTGTTGCACCAAAAGCCAAGCGTAAGCCAGGACCAAAACCTGGGACTAAGCGCGGCGCGCTTACTGCAACGGGTGCACCACGTAAGAAGCCTGGGCCTAAGCCAAGCTCAGCTAAGCCTAAAATGAGCGCAGCTGAAGCGGCATTTGAGAAGTACTATACAAATGTCAAAAAATATGACCCGAAAGCCAAACGTAAATCGGTTGAGAATATCGTGAAATATTGTGGTATTGCTCTTAAATCTCGTGACAGCTCGCTTGTGGCTTGTTCTGATGAAGCCGAACTTAAGCGTGTTGCGGACGGTTTTGTAACTAAGAAATTAGGCAAGACAACGGGCCAGATGGAGCTCGTTAAAGATGTCTGCCAAGAAATGAAGAGTGATCGCTTTAAGTCTCGCGTCACATTCTATTACTTAGCTGCGAAAAAAGCCCGTAAAATGAGCATCTTTGCTTAA